The sequence below is a genomic window from Streptomyces sp. V1I1.
ATCTCAATGCCCTTCGCCAGCGGCGGGTCGTCGGGGGCCGCCGCGAAGAAGGCGTCCCAGTCTCGCGGTTTGCGCTCCAGGAAGCGCTGCCGGTGCCCCGAGTCGGCGAGCGTCCCGTCCAGGTCGAATATGGCCAGTGGCCTGCTGTTTCGCGTCACGGCCCCCACCCTAGGCAAGGCCGGGGGAATCCCGCTGCGGTGAGCGCGTTGAACTGGGTGTGAGCTCAGTGATCGCGTCCACCCGGCTGTCCGTACTCGACCGTTCCCGCACCCGCGAGGGATACGACGGGGCCGCCGCCCTGCGCGACACGGTTCGTCTCGCGCAGGAGCTGGAGACGCTCGGCTATCACCGTTTCTGGGTGTCCGAGCACCACAGCGTGCCGGGGGTGGCCGGTTCGGCGCCGACCGTCCTCGCGGCGGCCGTCGCGGCCGCTACTTCGACAATCCGCGTCGGCACGGGCGGCGTGATGCTGCCGAACCATCAACCGCTGGTCGTCGCCGAGCAGTTCGGGGTGCTCGAATCGCTCTTCCCCGGCCGGATCGACATGGGGCTCGGCCGTTCGGTGGGCTTCACGGACGGGATACGCAGGGCGCTGGGCCGGGACAAGAAGGACGCCGAGGACTTCGCCGGGCAGTTGGAGGAGCTGCTGGGCTGGTTCACGGGTGAGCAGACGGCGCATCCGCAGGTGCACGCCCACCCTGCGGAGGGTCTGCGCGTTCCGCCGTTTCTTCTGGCGACCGGTGAGGGCGCGCAGATCGCGGCCGCTGCCGGGCTGCCGCTGGTCATCGGCGACATTCGGGGCCGCGAGCGGATGCTGGCGGCCATCGACCGCTACCGGCTGGACTTCCGGCCGTCCCCCTGGTCCGAGCAGCCGTATGTGGTCGTCTCGGGCACGGTCGTGGTCGCCGCCACGGAGGCGGAGGGCCGCCGACTGCTGATGCCGGAGGCGTGGGCGCTGGCGTACTCCCGTACGCACGGTGTGTTCCCGCCGCTCGCGCCGCCGGAGCGGATCGAGGAGCTGACGATGACGGAGAGGGAGCGCGGGTTCTACGAGTCCGGGCTGCGCGGCCATATCGCCGGGACCCAGGAGCAGGTGGCGGATGCGCTGGAGGCGGTCGTGAAGGACAGCGGCGCCGACGAGGTGCTGGTCACAACCAGTACGTATGACCGTGCGGCGCTGCTGGATTCCTTCCGCCGGCTCGCCGGGATCGCCGGGCTGACCAGCTGCGACGCCTAGAATCGTCCGCTATGCGGGCGAGGGCTTCGTCTCGGTGGAGCTGCTCTTTCTGCCCAGTACGTACGCTCCCTGCCCTGACTGTCACGGCGCGCGCTACAACCCGGCGGCGCTGGAAGTCCGTCACGAAGGGCTGAACATCGCCGAGGTGCTCGGTCTGACGGTGGAGGCTGCCGCGGACTTCTTCACCGGCGTCCCCGCGGCCGAACGCAGCCTGCGCCCCCTGCTCGACGTCGGGCTCGGCTATCTGCGGCTCGGCCAGCCCGCCACCGAGCTGTCGGGCGGCGAGGCACAGCGCATCAAGCTGGCCGCCGAGCTCCAGCGCGTCCGCCGCGATCACACGCTGTACGTCCTCGACGAGCCGACAACGGGGCTGCATCCCGCCGATGTCGAGGTGCTGATGCGGCAGTTGAACGGTCTGGTCGACGCGGGGCACTCGGTGGTGGTCGTCGAGCACGACATGGATGTGGTCGCGGCCGCGGACTGGGTCATCGACCTCGGGCCCGGCGGGGGCGACGAGGGCGGGCGCATCGTCGCGGCGGGCACCCCGGCGGAGGTGGCGCGGGCGGCCGGCAGCCGCACCGCGCCGTATCTGCTGAGGTGCCTCCCCTGACGGGGGCTAGGCCGCCGTGTCGAAGGTGTAGTAGCGGGTGTGGTCCAGCATGTCCGCGGGGGTCACGTTGTTCCACGGGCGCATCGTGTCGTTGAGGTCCACCACATTGGCCGTGCCGGCGGCCGGGAGGTAGGCCGAGCCGGGGTGGCGGGCCTGCCAGTCGGCCCAGAGTTTGTCGATGAAGGCGTGGTGGAGCCAGAACACCGGATCGTTCGGCGAGACGCCGGTGGCCATCTGACCACCGACCCAGACGTGCACCCGGTTGTGCAGATTCGGGCCGCGCCAGCCTTCCAGGTGGTTGCGGAAGCTGTTCGACGCGCTGTTCCACGGCGCGGCGTCATAGGTGGTCATGGCGAGTACGGAGTCGACCTCGGCCCTGGTCGG
It includes:
- a CDS encoding LLM class flavin-dependent oxidoreductase, which produces MSSVIASTRLSVLDRSRTREGYDGAAALRDTVRLAQELETLGYHRFWVSEHHSVPGVAGSAPTVLAAAVAAATSTIRVGTGGVMLPNHQPLVVAEQFGVLESLFPGRIDMGLGRSVGFTDGIRRALGRDKKDAEDFAGQLEELLGWFTGEQTAHPQVHAHPAEGLRVPPFLLATGEGAQIAAAAGLPLVIGDIRGRERMLAAIDRYRLDFRPSPWSEQPYVVVSGTVVVAATEAEGRRLLMPEAWALAYSRTHGVFPPLAPPERIEELTMTERERGFYESGLRGHIAGTQEQVADALEAVVKDSGADEVLVTTSTYDRAALLDSFRRLAGIAGLTSCDA